The Vigna angularis cultivar LongXiaoDou No.4 chromosome 6, ASM1680809v1, whole genome shotgun sequence genome contains the following window.
AATGATTGGAACCTTCAGCCCTCAAGCAGAGCCTTACACACATGAGATGCCCGAAGAGACAACACCATCTGGGATGTTTGCTAGAGGAGCATACACAGCAAGAAGTAAGGTAATGTTAATGTATCATTATGTGCTTCCTTGACATTTTCTGACACccttttcatatattttctaCTACTGTTATCTCTTATTTAGCAAGTCCTTGGCTTGTTTTTATAGTGGTTAATCGATTTTAAGTGTCTGCTAATGACTATGATTAACAATCCTCATTTTACAATGACCCAAGGCAAAATTAAAATCACCGGTAGCTTTTGTGCATTTACTATTCCCATGCATTTTTCAAGCTACTTAACCCCGAATGGTCAAGCTACTTTCACAGTTTTCGCTAGAAGTTACTGCTTTACTGTATATGGGTTAAAAAGAAGAGTAAGTGAGATACAGTCTTACTTCTTCTTTATTGCTATTATGACATTGTTTTGGACATAAAGGGTAGCTGAATTAATGCTTAGTTTTGATATATCAGCCTACCAATTAATGTTCTAATAAATTTGATGCCAGACTTCATGTGCTTACTTTCAACCACTCacttaatttcaaatttgagaGCCGCTCATTTAATTCTTGCAGaaacttgtgttgtgatgaaGTCTAATAATGTGAACTAATTGATTTCATACTTTGTTTATGGTTTTTTCAGTTTGTTGATGATGACAACAAGTGCTACTTAGAGATTAACTACACTTTTGATATCCGAAAGGATTGGCAGTAGGAGTCAAAGGAGTTGTCCTTGAGTGACATGTTGAATCCTAAATCATTGTTATTTGTGCTGAAATCTCTTTCGGTGTTACCTGCTTCTTATTAACAGTTAATTATTTCTAatcctgtctgaggctggtaaTTTGAACAATGATGAGAGGATTTGGGAGATGAAATTGGTATTCATTTGATAGATagttttgtcaataaaattagTAAGTAACTATGCTCCTTGTTTCTTCCCAGGGTTGCAATGTAAGTAATAAATACATACATATGGTTTTGAATTCTAATTTGATATCCACTCTCAACTTGTGGGAACTGTCAAGGGATCAActatttcaaaagtaaatattCTTATCATATGCTTCtttaagaataataaatcacAGACTATTCTATGTGATATGGGAGTTTATTATgcatttttcaaataaatcattttttttatcattttttaaccTTGTGAAAAATACTTTGCTGTTGTCTTGTTTCAGATGCTTGCATTTATCTCTTTCCATAAGCTGTTGACATTTTTTATGTAATGTTTCTGTTTATCTTTTAATGGTTTTTAGAAGCATTGTAAGTTGGGATTAGTCTAAAGCTCATTTAAAAGATAGTGATTAGCGAATCTCATTTTTAATAtggaatttatttttctttgttagggTAACATTTTGACTTTATAGTCTCTGTGTACATTATGTGCACACAACCACACTATCCTTTTGTTGGTGAAAATTAAGTCttataataaattgattttgacataaatctaaatatatcgCATGTAATGTGAGACTTTTGAAGATACTTAAACAttacttgtaattatttttagataatttcataaatacttttattagaaaaagaagaaatagttTCTccacataaatttatttatctgtaggctgaaaacaatattttaaagaaaaaatgtctTGAGAAAAAAACTTTGTCTAAATCAACATAAACGTAAACTAAGTTAATATTGTCAAAaaggttgattttttttaatgaataagtATTTTCAAATATTCTTGAAAGTTTATTGTATAATTAGTAGAATagtattatttacaattttagtaattatttaaataaaaatttaaacaaaaagttgtttagatatatatatatatatatatatatataggttaaagatattttaaaagaaaaattgtttaaaaagggacaaattaaaatatttaagttaaatttgTACGATGTAAATTTGCTTAACACCTAAGATTGAGCTTAAGCATTCGTGATGGTTATTTGTAAAAGAAACTTcattaaagaatttaaattttagagaaGAAAATCATACTTTGGAGATAAATGTGGTATTTATAAACACTATTTTTGTATAAGAATGATAAACTCAATAAATAACaatatcattattataaattttttatattattttaataggtaaattttaaacttaatttaattttataaaattaaattgtaaaatgaaaTCTGTAATGTTTTAAATTCGTATTATCTCTATTCGTTTTAAATTTTCAGTTATATgtgtttattactttttttttgaaatatttatatctCTTTGTTCAtgtattcaaaaattaaatataaatctgacatttgtttcttaattttttagttgaaaGTTCGTAGGAAAGACATTCAAGTCTACctgagttaaaaaattaaaatttaaacaatttaaaaccCATTTAACATCAAATGAGatagaaagaaattataaaaattaattaagtattttgaaAAGTATAGATGAGAAAAGATTGATCTCATAATTATTCCttgaatttgattattttagatttttacgatttagttattttcttttatggtttttatttatttgtaatgatTTTATAACATTAACATTCATTTTAGTTTCCACTAGTTGATATTTCTGGATGActttatgttaaataattttttttatgatgagattaactcttttacttttatttcattgttttaattttattaataccattttttataattggTCATTTGAGAgttgaatattatattttgtttcttcaaTTTCACTACCACTAGCTTAACAATTAACTCTTTGAGACAATTAAAGATAATGCCATCGTTACTCAGCAGCTCATTAAGAATTTATGGATAGAAAATAGATTATCATATTGaatatcattaaaaaacaatcaaataatctcagaataacattttaattgataaaaatacatCAGTTTGATAGTAATAGGGTACAAATTACTAACACAAAATATGGAGTCTTTAGGAAAACTCAATTAATTTGATGAAATTGGCTTGGATTGGAgccaaattaaaaaacaatgaaCATTTCACACACTTAAGAAactccatttctttcttttattcaatttgagttttaattttattatagaaataaaattcattacCTAGAgttgagatatttttttaaaataataattaatttttttaagtttttatttttaatttatgaataaagtaatttatttcACCAATAAGTTTTTAATTCAAGAAGATTATGAAAAAGTTGGTTAAAACGTGTGGTCGAGGTTAGACAAGCGATCTACTCGTGTAATAAACGAGAATAAATAATGTAACTTTTTCATAGGACTAAGTCGGtgggaaagaaagaaacaagtcgaaaataaaaagaattaaaataagtatgaattaaagtaaaagtaaagtgttattttaataaaatgtaaagaaagaataagaagagagataaatagattaaataaataaataagaatagtTAATTGAATAGCTTTTCTGTCTATCTTTTCCTTTTGTGATTGCCTTTTTATTAAACacactcatttttatttttattttcacatatttatatatatactctaTCGTATTTGCCATCCACCAAAGGGAAGATAAGAGAATAAGACGACGGGTGATGAAGGGAAGCATGCTAATAGAATATTCATCCTCCACGTGATACGCGAGATCTAACTTTTCCACTTATTTAATTCCTCATTTTtgctatattttattttattgcgaaatatatatttattttagaggTAGATATATTGTTTCCAAATTAATAATGATAAGAccatacatatttatatttatttaacagtTACTTACTTTCGCATTTACTACGCATCGTCCCTTCCCAACCCATTCACGCTCTTTGTCACCATTCACGCTCTTTTGCTTCTTTCCCAATAGTCTTTAGCCAGCCACACATGGGTTAGATTCAACGTAACATTTCAAAATTCTCCACACtacatatttcaaaatacaataatatgaattttaaaatattcattccAAAACAAAAAACGAAAGATTTCAAAATCGATGGCTGGACTAACCACACCAGGTTATAAAAGCCGAAACTCATACAACGTTGTTCTTGGTTAAAATGCTGTCAGTGAAAGGGTGAGCTGTCtggtgtttgtgtgtgtgtgtgtgtgtgtgtgtggaggAGGGATTGAGGAACAGAGATGGAGGGAGAGCTTAACAATTTGATGATGGTATGGAGCATAGCCGCAGCAACAATGTGTTACTGCCACAGAATTGGAAGGCTTATCCCCGAAGGTGCATCAAGACTTATAGCCATTATCCCTGCCATACTGCTTCTTCTTCTGCTCCCTCTCAGACTCATCTCCATTCACTTTGGAGGACCATCTGCTTTCTTCTTAGGTTGGCTTTCGACCTTCAAGCTCCTTCTTTTTGCCTTTGGCAAGGGCCCCTTGTCCTCCAACCCTCCCCTCTCTCTCCGTAACTTCGTCTCCATCGCATGCCTCCCCATCAAATTCCAACAGACCACCACCCCTTCAAAAACCCAAATCCCCAAATTGCCCTTCAGCTACGCTTCATCATCCATGCTCCTCCTATTCGCCCTCCTGATTCCGCTCTACGCCAACAAAGAGTATCTTCATCCCAAGTTCATTCTCTTCTTGTACGGCCTCCACATGTACATCGGCTTGGAGTTCATTTTCGGCACCATCTCCACCACCACTCGGAAACTCCTCGGCGTTCACCTGGAACCGCAGTTCGACAAGCCCTACCTCTGCACTTCGCTGCAAGACTTCTGGGGAAACCGCTGGAACATCATGGTCAACCGTGTCCTGCAACCTACCGTATACGATCCCCTCGTCACTCTCGCCAGCCCTCTCACTGGCAGAAGGTGGGCCCCACTCCCGGCCATTGTCGCTACTTTCGCCGTGTCCGGTCTCATGCACGAGCTGGTCTTTTACTACATCAAGCGCGAGACGCGCACGTGGGAGGCCTGGGAGCCCTCGTGGGACGCCACGTGCTTCTTTCTCGTTCATGGACTGTGCGTGGCTGCGGAGGTTGCACTGAAAAAGGGCCTCAAAGGGAAGAAGTGGCAGTTCCCGAGGGTGGTGTCGTTGCTGTCGTGGCTGCTGTCGTTGCTGTTTGTGCTTTACACAGCCATTCTGCTGTTTCTACCCGCGCTGGTGCGGTGTCATGTTTACGAGAAAGCAACCAGAGAGTTGACCAAGTTTGTGAAGGATGTGTACAGTGTTTCTAGACTCTACCGTTTCGCTAACGTCACCACCAACACATGAAACCAATTATACTGTTTGGAAACTtcacatataaataaattaaataaacaaagcTCATTCGTGCGGTGCATATCAATGTCCAAATTGGAATATTTTGCATCATCCCCGTGTTTATAGTCCAAGTTTACCTGTATCAAAAGACAAAAATCTCTCCCATTGTTTCTAGATTCTCGCATGGTTACGTAAGCCCCTgctattaattttaattttagaaaaaaacgGCTGTGTTGTTCTGTTGGTTTTATACAGTTGCTTGTTTTCACATGTTTGgaaattttacaatttcaattcCTACGCTCTTCCTCTCTTTTATAAGTTAAAAGAGACATTACTGTTGAATGGAATGCCGAAATAGGTTGACTAAAATTCCCTCTTCATTCAACTCATAGGTAGGTGTCTGTCTACACATATGCCCAGCGTACACGACCACGTGCAATTAGACCACCTAATACATCAAATGCTTGGCGattttccaaaattaaaattgtttacactatttatttatttttgtatgtggAAAACAATGCGATACAATAACtgtcaaaattataattttttgtttgaataagTATCTTAGTCTCTAAAAAGATGAGTCATTGAAAATTCTATATACTTGCATAAATCTTTTTATGAGTATTTACTATatatgagaaaattaatttcaaaaattagtagaaaaatgacaaaaataaataagaaaatcacAGTCATATGCAAAAAAGAAACACATATTTAACGAGTTTGATCacttattttcattcaaaatgaTGACCTGTAAACACTTTATCAATAGTTTGTGAAAAACTaactatcattttttttttcaatagttTGTGAAATTAAAAGATCGTTACTACTTTATcaatagtttaatattttttttctagtatatttaatactattttgatgtgtttttcatatttatgataaaaaagttaattgCTATATGTTATTAAAGAACATAGAAAAGTGTGTtctaagtataaaaatattgagtAAAACCTTATATTCTAGATACACTTCAGTTGGTTATGCGAAGCCAAAAATAATGTATTGATTAAATATAGTGTTTCGGCAGGATTTAGAaccctaatccaaaacattcaaagttgtctATGTCCAGTTGTGttgtcttttctcttctccttgtccaagCCGCGGGGGAGGGTGCCTATAAAACACattccgacgctcaagtcaagtcagtgactttgcgtaataatcttgtaatcGAGATTTAGTTATCAGAATTCAAAGTTCAGTCAAAAGTTACTAGTCTTCTCTGtcagacaaatatttataaattataataagctTACCGTTAGGTCTGACTCATTAATCACCCATAAATGAGattattaattgtcaataaatgacaattattttcattaactctccggcagttattattattgattaccTTAACGGCTCTTTTTACCGATCGGTTCACTGACGTGAGAGATACCATCGGTCGGCCGATTTTTCTGCACATTTCCCGTTCAGTCGACaatgagcccatagtaacatatAGTATTATATTATTCTCTCTTTTAACTGATTTCTTGAGAAAAAATAGCTTAGTCAATCATCTTTGTTTGTATTGTCCTTTTCATTTAAACTAGGAGGGTGTAAAAGTGTGAGAAGGCTAAGTGCTATACTTTGGAAAATTAGTAAAAGGAATATTTGAGTATTTTGTTAGAAGTGATTGtgaatattatttgttataagGTTAATATTAGTAAAACTTGGAGGTTTCTAAGAAGTTAACGTAGTATTTGTGGTAGAGATCTCCCTTTTTgtgaaaaagtttgaaaaaaaaaatccacaagtaattaaaaaaatataattcattttttattgtgcttttttttttttcgtgtaaGATGGATGAGtagtatattaaaaattaaattgtaaacaTAAACCGTGAAAATGaataagtttaataatatataaagaagacatttgtatatttatttcaatatatgaaAGTTAAGATTTgggattaaaaatattttaatatcttattatcTCCACAATGAATGACATTTTAATGAATTTCCTCAAAATATCTATTAGATTCAAAAAATTTCACTCGTTTCTTTAaccataaaaaatgaaaacaaaaagccATTTGTGGATTGATAAGAAATATTAAGGTATTATTATAACACAAATATCTAACAAAAATTTTCGACATCCATATTAATATTATAGCATTTCAATCCTTTCACCCCGTTGTTAGtaactttagaaaaataatttaatgagtttttttatttttatgattttttaacttttaaaataaaaaatagataaaatgaCAAACATTCctccattattattatttttcttttgtatgttgtttttttacaaaattcttAATATCTACATTTGCAACTAGTTGATAAAAAATGGTTTAGACTGTGTTGTTGAAATTCAATCATGAAAGTAGTGTGactaaaagaatatattttaatactgGTGAAGAACAACATCACCTTCAAAagttaacatttaaaaaaacatatcttaaatatatttttattttttaaatttgagcaCGAGACTataacttgtttttattttaaattttaatatattttagtctttaatatttaaaacaaaatagatataatattttaacataatgacgttaattttttaaggttggttaaattatatacataaaCTACAATAcgtttaacatattaaaaaaattatttaagcgGTAATAGTCTAATCAattcaaatatcatttttaaatatattaaaatacattagacacaacaaaatttaatataattaaattaaaatgattatatttatttattttataaactaatttcaatttcacaatttaaagattaaaatcatatgcaattcttttaatatcgatgttaaattaatattgaacACCTATTCCTCGTAATAGTCATCgtaatatatgaatattattcGAGGAAACATTAAGAAATATTGAATTCAATTATTACATCATTCAACTTTTAgttagaagttttttttttaaaaaacgttttattttttattttttgtaatgttacttaaaaaagaaaaaatagtattattttataaaaactaaattaattccatttattaaaattcttaaatgtcTATATAAACTAAAAGGAACTTgcactttaataaaaaaaaaatatttagaagtgCAAATGTCATtgtaagaaatataaaaatgaataatttaagtttaacttaactatattaattagtttaggATTAATTCTGTTTTTTATCCCTTTTAATGAAAGttggaattaatgttttttgaaaattttaaaccaatttagttttttatatttaaaattatatgaatttagtctatttaactaaattttgttgagtttatttaatgtttcaaatatattttatgattatatttgaattatctacacaatttaacacattTATACTTCAATGTTAGTTGAATTAAGAACATTTGAGTTGACTACACACTTATGTTTCagtattaattgaaaaatatttttaaaatgtcaaataaatttaattagaccaaaattttgaagattgattaattttaatttttacttaaagTTAATAAACCAAAAGTATATTTAaccattaatttatttatatactataaatttatcatattattatctttCTCGTCAATGTAAgatctcaattaaaaaaatataagtggaATTTTGCtcttttcctatttttcttgtattgACATGATTATTATTTCTAACTCATTTGCTGTATTGTTTTTTTACAGGAAATATTTCCATACATAAACAGTTCTTAAACAtgcataaaaaaatgaatagctTACTCAAATATTTATTCCCCGTGTTCACTTAAATAGAGTATAGTGATGAGAAGGATGATTGTGCAAACCGAGAGAACCATGAGCTGCCAGATTCCTATGAGTAAATGCGGTGTTTAATTGCAAAGTCAGCCATGCAATTTAATGCTTCCACACTACCGAGGCCTTCCGCGGATCTTAGAATTCTGCATTTCCCACCTACGTCTGTCCAGTTTTTTATATAAGGTGGAATTGGCA
Protein-coding sequences here:
- the LOC108342165 gene encoding acyl-CoA--sterol O-acyltransferase 1 → MEGELNNLMMVWSIAAATMCYCHRIGRLIPEGASRLIAIIPAILLLLLLPLRLISIHFGGPSAFFLGWLSTFKLLLFAFGKGPLSSNPPLSLRNFVSIACLPIKFQQTTTPSKTQIPKLPFSYASSSMLLLFALLIPLYANKEYLHPKFILFLYGLHMYIGLEFIFGTISTTTRKLLGVHLEPQFDKPYLCTSLQDFWGNRWNIMVNRVLQPTVYDPLVTLASPLTGRRWAPLPAIVATFAVSGLMHELVFYYIKRETRTWEAWEPSWDATCFFLVHGLCVAAEVALKKGLKGKKWQFPRVVSLLSWLLSLLFVLYTAILLFLPALVRCHVYEKATRELTKFVKDVYSVSRLYRFANVTTNT